The Nitrospirota bacterium genome includes the window AGGATTCTATCTGCGCGCCGAGCCCGGCATCGGACGACGAGCCGATAATCACGCTCCTCATCGGCAGCAGCGCCGCCACCCTGCCGAAGCGCTCGGCCGGCCACCGTTTCGTTGTCCATCGTGCGCCCGGAACGACTACCGCGTAATCGCCCATCTCCTGCTTTGCGGCCTGCACGCCCTTCGACTCTTTCACCAGGGGAAGCGGAAAGCGCACCTCCTGCGGGTCGCAGCCGAGGGCTGCCGCAACCTTCAGGTAGCGGTCCACGGCATGCACATCGCGGCCGCCTTCGACTTTATGCGTATAGAAGAGCGCGCTCCCCTCGCGCGCCTCCTTGAAGCCTATCCTGAGCGGCGCCCGGCTCGCCCTCGTCAGGAGGCCGCTCCGCAGGAGCCCCTGGAGATCGATGGTGATATCGTACTGCTCCTCTCTCAGCCGCCTGAACAGGCTCCCGACTTCGGCAACCGTCCCTTTGATCCTCCTGATCTTCTTCCACTGGTCCTTGTCGATGATCCAGAGCTTCTTCACCATGGGATTGCCTTCGAGCAGCTCCTCGAGCCC containing:
- the waaF gene encoding lipopolysaccharide heptosyltransferase II gives rise to the protein MKTVEIKKIPRKILVVKPSSLGDVVHSLAFLHALHGSFPRAHIHWVIAKGLEELLEGNPMVKKLWIIDKDQWKKIRRIKGTVAEVGSLFRRLREEQYDITIDLQGLLRSGLLTRASRAPLRIGFKEAREGSALFYTHKVEGGRDVHAVDRYLKVAAALGCDPQEVRFPLPLVKESKGVQAAKQEMGDYAVVVPGARWTTKRWPAERFGRVAALLPMRSVIIGSSSDAGLGAQIESSSGGKARSMAGKTSLRELISLIRDARLVITNDSGPLHIAAACRVPAVAIFGPTNPMRTGPYGERNRIVQAPVSCAPCYKRKCKSLRCMNEITVEGVYDAVKTVIGDA